The DNA region GTCACCGCGGAATACGATACGGGTGAAACGGTTGTAGTCACCTCAAGCGCAACCTGGACCAGCTCCAAGCCTTCCGTCGCCAAAGTGACGGCCGGGAAGATCGAAGCCGTGGCCAAAGGCAGCTCTTCGATCAAAGCAAAGTATGGCGGCAAAACGGCAACGGTTTCCGTATCCGTTAAAGTCGAGAAAGCCAAGAAATAACTTGGATTAGCGCAATAGCGAGAGACCGCCTTGCATGGCTGATGCAGGGCGGTCTCTTTTTTATTAAAATTATTCATTTTTAGATTGATTTCGGGTTGCGCAATAACGTATAATTGGAACAAATGTTCTGATGAACTTTACATACTGCTTCTAGGCTGAAGAGAAAAGGACGACATCGATGATCAGACTTAAAAGATTATTAACGCAACGTAAGAAAAGCTTCTTTGGCGGCGAAATGGTCAGGGCGTTTAGCGCTTTGATATGCCTCGGCGTGATTTGCGCTTTGCTTTCCGGCTGTGCGTTAAACGGATTTGAGCCGGCCGGAACGGCGGGACAGCCGAACAAGAAGGCGCATCATTCTACCGCTGACGGTGATTCCGGCCATTCGCTGCGGGTTATTTTTCTGGATGTGGGGCAAGGGGCTTCGCAGCTGCTGATTAGCCCGTCCGGCGAAACGATGTTGATCGATGCCGGAAACAACAGCGAGGAGCAGCACATGCTCGATTATTTGCGGGAATACGGCGTCACCCGGCTGGATATCGTCATCGGCACCCATCCGGACGCGGATCATATCGGCGGTTTGGACCGCGTTATCGAGAATGTTGACGTCGGCCAGATCTATATGCCGAAAATTTCCTCCAACACGAAAACCTTTGAATCTTTGCTGCGGGCGATCCGCGGGAAAGGGCTTAAAGTGAAAACCGCCAAGGCCGGGCTTTCGCTGGATTGGGATGAACAAGTCCGCGTAGACATGATCGCACCCGTCGCGACGACGGATGACAAAAACAATATGAGCGCGGTTGTAAAGGTGAGCTACGGCGATACTTCTTTTTTGCTGACGGGAGATGCGGAGCGGGAAAGCGAGGAAGCGATGATCGAGTCGGGGGCCGACCTTCGCGCCGATGTTTTGCTGGTGGGGCACCATGGCTCCAAATCGTCCACCTCGCCGCGTTTTCTCGATCGTGTCAGGCCGGAATACGCGGTGATTCAAGTGGGAGACAATTCGTACGGGCACCCGACCAAAACGGTGCTTGACCGGCTGGCCAAACAGCGGATTCAAGTGTACCGCAACGATCTTCAGGGGACCGTGGAGATCGATTCCGACGGGCGGGAGCTACAAATCCTCACGGAAAGGTGAGCAAGCATGCTGCATGTTGTGGACCGTTTTGAAGGAGAATTTTGTATTATTGAAAGTGACGGAGTGACCCGGGACGTTCCGCGCAAGCTGGTCGATCCCGGCGTCAAACCGGGGGATGTCGTGGAATGGAGCGGCGGGAAATGGGTGGCGAACCGGGAGCAAACCGCCTCCCGCAGCAAAGAAATCAAGTCGCTGATGGATGAGCTGTGGGAAGATTAAATGAAACGAAAAAGCGAGGAGGAATCATGATGTTAACGAAGCCGCAAGCGGGGGAATACGCGGAGCATTTTACCGTATATATCGATAAGGTGCCGGAAGGCGATCTGCTGGAGCTGCTTCAGACGCAGCCCGCGTTCGCTAAGGAAGAATGGGGTTCCTTAACCGAAGAGCAGGGGAATTACCGTTACGCGGAAGGCAAATGGAGCCTGAAGGAAGTGCTGGGCCATATCAGCGATACGGAACGGGTGATGAGCTATCGGCTGCTTAGGATATCGCGCGGTGACACGACGCCGCTTCCGGGATTTGACGAGGAACTGTTCGTCCGCCATTCGACTTTTGCCCGGCAGCCCGTTTGCGCGTTGCTGCATGATTTTTCCGTCGTACGCGAATCCACGCTGTCGTTAATCCGCCAACTGGATGACGAAGCTTGGCTGCGCCAAGGCAACGCCAGCGGGGTAACGATATCGGCGAGGGCGCTGGCGTACGTGATTGCCGGCCATGCCCAACATCATCTAAGCATGATCCGGGAACGTTATTTGCAAAAGTAACGGTTTCAGCGAAAATCAAAAAGGGACGGAGCCTTCCTATCTGGAATAAGCACTGTCCCTTTTGTGTATGCTGCGGATTATTCGTGTGACATGATGAGTTGCAGTTCTCCGCCTAAACGGTACGGACCAAATCCGGCCGGAAGGATAAAATGCTCCCCTTTCGCCAATCGATAGGTTTGATCGCCTGCCGTGAGCGAGCCGCTGCCTTCAAGCACGCTGAAGATCGTATATTTCTCGTTCCCTGAGAGGGAAGCGTCGCCGGCCACCTCCCATTTTTGCACCGTGAAAAACGCGTTGGAAACGAAGGAGGTTACCGTAAGTCCTTCCTGTTTAGTGGTGTCGTATGTGATCGGCTGATAAGCTTGGGGCACGGTCGTCACGTCGACGGCTTTTTCCAGGTGAAGCTCCCGGGTGTTGCCGTTTTTGTCCTTGCGGTCATAATCGTATACGCGATAAGTCGTATCCGAGCTTTGCTGCGTCTCCAGCACGACGATGCCTTTGCCCAGGGCGTGGATCGTACCGCTTGGCACGTAAAAGAAGTCGCCCGCTTTGACCGGCACCTTCGTCAGCAGCCTGTCCCAATCGCCGCTGTCGATCATCTCCGCAAGCTGTTCCTTCGTTTTGGCTTCATGGCCGTAAATAATCGCCGCGCCCGGCTCGGCGTCGACAATGTACCAGCACTCCGTTTTGCCGAGCTCGCCGTTTTCGTGTTTGCCGGCATATTCGTCATCCGGATGAACCTGCACCGACAGGTCGTCGGAGGCGTCGAGAATCTTCGTCAGCAGCGGGAACACGGCGGATTCCGAGCGGAACAGCTCGGGATGGGCCGACCATAAATCCCCCAGCTTCATTCCCTGATTAGGACCGTTTTTGACCGTGCTTTGTCCGTTCGGATGCGCCGAAACCGCCCAACATTCACCGGTGAGATCGTTCGGAATCTCATAGCCGAACAATTCCCGGAGCTTCGTTCCGCCCCAAATGCGTTCTTGAAAAATCGGCTGCAAAAAGATCGGTTCACTCATCTCATCTTTCTCCTTTTGTGTAATTCACTTATTAGGCTTGACAAACTTGACAAAATTATATTTTGTAAAGTAATATGCGAGTCAAGTGTATCATGTTTCGAAAGGAATGAAAAGAATGGGCCGCAAAAAGAAAGTGTCGATGCAGGATATCGCCGACAAGCTGGGAATCTCGAAAAATGCGGTATCGCTCGCCCTAATGAACAAAAAGGGCGTCAGTGAGGATATGCGGAGCCGGGTGCTGCAGGCGGCCAAGGAGATGGCATATGGCCCATTTGCCGCGAAGGAAGCGGGAAACGCCAACATTTTGGTCGTTGTTCCGGAGCGGATCATGAGTTATCAGGATAACGACCATTTTCAATTTTTTCACGATATGATTTGGGGCCTGGAGAAAAGCGCGCGCAAAAAAGGCGTTAATGCCATCATAACCCCCATAGACGAGGAGATGGAATCGCGGCGGGCGCTGCCGGGGCAATTTGCGGACATTCCGCACTGCGGCGTCATTTTGTTCGGGATCATCGGCCGGGAATACGCCCGGTTGATTTGGGAGATGGACATTCCTCTGGTGCTGATGGATTCGTATTACCGCGATTTGCCGTGCCCCGCCGTGACGTCGGCGAATGTGGAAGGGGCGTACGCGGCGGTTTCCCATTTGATCGCCTCCGGCCATCGGGAGATCGGGATGATCGCGCCGATGAACCTCTCTTCCAGCCACGAGGAACGGGGATACGGTTATTGGAAGGCGATGCAGGATCACGGTTTGACCGTTCGTTCCGAGCATACGTTAACCGGATCTGCGGGTTATGACTGCACGGACCGGGAGATCTCCGCGTTTTTGGACGATATGGCATCATGGCCGTCGGCTTTTTTTTGCGGTAACGACCGGATTGCCTATCTTCTTGCCGGGGAACTCCAGAAACGGGGGATCAAGCTGCCGGACCAGGTGTCCATCGCCGGCTTTGACGACTTGAATTACGCCGGCCCGGTTAGTTTAAGGATGACGACGATGCGGGTGGAGAAGGAGAAAATGTGCGATGCGGCGGTTTCGCTGCTGCTCTCGGAGTTCGGAACAAGCAGGGAGGCAGTTCGCTGGCAGGTGAAGCCGGCGCTGGTCGTCCGCGATTCGGTTAAAGCAAGAAGGGGTGTCCCGTAAGCCAAAGGCTCTTAGGACACCCCTTCCGATTTGCCGCAGAGATTTCAATGCCCCGCGCGGTTCTTATTTGCCGACAGCAGCTTCGTAACGTTTCTCAACGGCAGACCAGTTGATGACGTTAAAGAAAGCGGCGATGTAGTCAGGACGTTTGTTTTGATATTTCAGGTAGTAAGCATGCTCCCATACGTCAAGGCCGAGGATCGGCGTTTTGCCTTCCATCAGCGGGGAGTCTTGGTTCGGCAGGCTGTAAACGGACAATTTGCCGCTGCCGTCTACCGCGAGGAATGCCCAGCCGCTGCCGAAACGCGTCGTAGCCGCTTTGGTGAAATCCTCTTTGAATTTGTCGAACCCGCCAAGCTCGTTGTTGATCGCTTCAGCCAGTTTGCCGGACGGTTGGCCGCCGCCGTTCGGGCCGATCGTTTCCCAGAACAAAGAGTGGTTGGCATGGCCGCCGCCGTTGTTGCGAACCGCGGTGCGGATGCTTTCGGGTACGCTGTCCAAAGCGGAAATCAGCTCTTCCACGGATTTGGATTGCAGTTCAGGAGCGGACTCCAGAGCGGCGTTCAGGTTCGTAACGTACGTATTATGGTGACGATCGTGGTGAATCATCATCGTTGTTTCATCGATATGAGGTTCCAGTGCGTTGTTGGGGTAAGGCAAAGCAGGTAATTGATGTGCCATGCTAAATCCTTCCTTTCTCCTTATAATATGTAGTTTCATTCCGACAAACCTTATTATAAATCTCTATTTCGACTTAGTCAACATAAATGTATGTTAAGTATGTTAAATCTATTGCAGACATTGACAAACCCAGCCGCTTTGATCATAATGAATGATCGGGCAATATTTGCAAAGTTTGGGGTGATCCTGTATGGGACTTGGCATCGTCATCGTCGAAGTTTGCGACAGCAACCTAATGAGCGCGCTCGATCTGGAAAATCTGGAGCAGGAGTATCCCGAGATTGCCGTTATGCGGGCGGAATGTCTCAGCTTGTGCGGATTGTGCCGGCTCAGACCTTATGCCCTGGTCAACGGAAAAAGGGTGATCGGCAAAACGACGGAAGAGTGCGTCCAATCGGTCAAGCAGGCGATCGAAGATGAATTAAAAGCTTATGATATATAGAAAAGGCAGCCGTCCGGCTGCCTTTATCTTCATGCGCGGGTTTACCCGCCCTGAAAAAGATTGGGGGATTTTGAATATGATTGAACAACAGTTTAATCAGGTTTACGCCATCATGACAGCCTTATCCCCCGAGAGTGAACGGAGGACTTATGCCGGGCAGAAGGAGCTGCTGAGCAATCCGTAGGGTTATTCCCCGGATGTACCCTTCTTCCGCTCACGAATGACATAAACGCATTTTTTGCCGTTTTGGGCCAGGCATTCCGTACGCTTGACTTCGGCGTCCAGCAGCGATTCAAACAGATTCAGTTCGCAATCGCAGGCATGGTTGTACCGGGAAGCGATTTGCGAAATCGGGCAATTATGCTCCATCAGCACGAATTCGCCGCTTTCGTTGCGTTCGAGCTCCGTCATGTAGCCGTTGTCGTTTTGAATTTCCGACAGCTTTTGCACCTTTTCCGGAAGCGTTTTACCGTCCATCTCGGCCAGGTACTTCCGGTTTAATTTGTCCCGGCGGCGCTCGAACAGCCGGTCTACCATGCGCCCGCCGCTTTCCTCCTCAAGTTCTTCCAGCAAGTCGAGCGTGAGCGTATGATATTTTTTCGGGAAAAGCCCCTCGGCCATTTCGGTCAAGCCGTAAACTGCCGTCGGGCGGCCCAGCGTTTGCCGGATCATTTTGGATTCGATCAATCCGTCCCGCTCCATCGTCCCGAGATGGCGGCGTACCGCCATTTCGGTTATTTTCAGCTCGCTTGTGATTTCTTTGGCGCTGAGCGGTCCGGACGTTTTCATCATGTGGAGAATCCGTTCGCGGGTGGTAAGCTCCTTGATCTGGTTCACAAAGACACTCCCTTTCGGGTAAATGGTCAGCCGTGCTTCACGGTCACGAACGATTCCTTGCAGGCGTCGGAACAGAAGCCGTGGTGCTCCGCCTCGCATTCCTCGCAGCAAATGTGCTGCAGGTTGCAGACCGGGCAATTGATGTAACGGTCGTGCGAGGTTCCGCAATGATAGCAATGGCCGATAACGACGTCCTCCTCGGTCCGGTTGATCGGCACGGAGATCCGCTCGTCGAACACGTAACATTTTCCGTCGAACAGGCGGCCTTGCACCTGAGGATCTTTTCCGTAGGTGACGATGCCGCCTTCGAGCTGGGCCACGTCGCTGAAGCCCTCGCTCAGCAGGAAGCCGGTCAGCTTCTCGCAGCGGATGCCTCCCGTACAGTACGTCAGTACCTTTTTGTCCTTATAGCCGCTCAGGTTGTTCCGAATCCATTCCGGAAATTCGCGGAAAGATTCGACCTCCGGGCGGATCGCTCCGCGGAAATGGCCGATGTCGTATTCATAGTCGTTGCGTCCGTCGAGGACGATGACATCCTCGTTTTGCAGCTGCTCGTAAAATTCGGCGGGCGAGAGCCGTTTGCCGCTTACCCGGTTCGGATCCAGTTCCTTCCCGTAACGGAACGTGACCAGTTCTTTTTTGTGGCGGACGAACATTTTTTTGAACGTATGGCCGTCCGCTTCATCGATTTTGAACACGATATCCGAAAATAACGGATTGGCCCGCAAATCCCGCATGTAGCGTTCGGTTTGTTCTATCGTCCCGGACAAGGTACCGTTAATGCCTTCCGAGGCGATCAGGATACGCCCTTTAACTCTGAGATCCTTGCAATACTGCAAATGCTCGGCGGTAAATTGCTCGGGATTATCGATACGCACGAATTTATAAAACAATAAAACACGGTAAACGTGTTGTTCCATAAGTAATCACCTATCTATGTTGGATTCTACTGCATTGTAGTTGAATTTTATAAGCTTAGTCAATATTAAAGTATAGTAAGTATATTAATACAGGTCCAGTGGATATTGTATCCTTGTCCGTTAATTCGTGTATTCAGGCCTTGCCTGCTGTTCTCGAAATCGCATCGCTGCGGCGTAAACAAGCAAAAAAGGAGGTTCTCCCCGAAGAGAACCTCCTTTTTTGGTATTTTTTTGCCGTATGTCCTTGCGTTAACCTATTTGCGCTTTTCTCTTTGCCGGCCGTCTTCCCCGGCTGATGCTTCCGTCCCTTCGTTCATAACCGCGCCGACGAGGTCCTCGAGTTTCTCGGTTGCGGCGGTGGGGTGGCGGTTCGGCACCGGTATCGGATCGACGCCGGGGCCTTGTCCCGTTTTAGTATCCATGGTCGAACTCCTTTCCTTGAGGGATTCTTTTGAACCCTGCTCTCAATGGTTGGCCTTAATGTGGTGATCGGGGGTCACTTTATGGCTTAGCAGTTCGGAAACCGTCACAAAAGAATAGCCCCGGCTTTTAAGCTCGGGCAAAATGATTTTGAGCGCTTGGGCCGTTTGCTTGCTGTTGTGAACATAATCATGCATCAGAATGATATCTCCATTGCGGGCATTGTTAACGACTTTGCGTACGATTTTGTAAACGCCTGGCGAGGTCCAGTCCAACGTATCTTGATGCCATGACCAGAGAATCATTTGCAGTCCGTTATTTTTCGTAGCTTCTACGATTTTTTCATTATAATGCCCTCCCGGAGGACGAAACAGCACAGGTCTTTGTCCGGTTGCTTCAATAACCGCCTGCTGGGTCTGGCTTAGTTCGGACATAATGGAGCTTGTCGTTATGTTGTGAAAGGATGGGTGATGAAAAGAATGGTTCCCGATTTCATGTCCTTTCGCCAGCTCCAATTGCACGATTTCAGGAAAACGTTTCACCCTGTCCCCTACCACGAAAAAGGTTGCCTTTGCCTGGTTTTGATCCAAAATATCCAAAATTTCCAGAGTTTGCCGATCGTCCGGTCCGTCGTCAAAAGTAAAGGCGACAAATTTTTCGTGCGTCGGAACCTCCCAAACGATATCCCCGCGCTCTTCATAATAGCTTCTTCCTTTGACTAGAGCATGGGGGGAAGCCTCCGTATAGGGGCATAAAAGAGAGGTCGTTAAGGCTAAAGCCAAGACAGCGCCCAGTTTGTTTTTTAGCATCAGCACTTTGTTCCTCCATTGTTGTCACTTGTTATGCACGGCGAGTTACACTGCTGCATCGGTGCGTTATTCGCTTAGTTTGGCTAAAAACAGCAGTTTTA from Paenibacillus macerans includes:
- the manA gene encoding mannose-6-phosphate isomerase, class I, whose amino-acid sequence is MSEPIFLQPIFQERIWGGTKLRELFGYEIPNDLTGECWAVSAHPNGQSTVKNGPNQGMKLGDLWSAHPELFRSESAVFPLLTKILDASDDLSVQVHPDDEYAGKHENGELGKTECWYIVDAEPGAAIIYGHEAKTKEQLAEMIDSGDWDRLLTKVPVKAGDFFYVPSGTIHALGKGIVVLETQQSSDTTYRVYDYDRKDKNGNTRELHLEKAVDVTTVPQAYQPITYDTTKQEGLTVTSFVSNAFFTVQKWEVAGDASLSGNEKYTIFSVLEGSGSLTAGDQTYRLAKGEHFILPAGFGPYRLGGELQLIMSHE
- a CDS encoding DinB family protein, with product MLTKPQAGEYAEHFTVYIDKVPEGDLLELLQTQPAFAKEEWGSLTEEQGNYRYAEGKWSLKEVLGHISDTERVMSYRLLRISRGDTTPLPGFDEELFVRHSTFARQPVCALLHDFSVVRESTLSLIRQLDDEAWLRQGNASGVTISARALAYVIAGHAQHHLSMIRERYLQK
- a CDS encoding ComEC/Rec2 family competence protein, with amino-acid sequence MIRLKRLLTQRKKSFFGGEMVRAFSALICLGVICALLSGCALNGFEPAGTAGQPNKKAHHSTADGDSGHSLRVIFLDVGQGASQLLISPSGETMLIDAGNNSEEQHMLDYLREYGVTRLDIVIGTHPDADHIGGLDRVIENVDVGQIYMPKISSNTKTFESLLRAIRGKGLKVKTAKAGLSLDWDEQVRVDMIAPVATTDDKNNMSAVVKVSYGDTSFLLTGDAERESEEAMIESGADLRADVLLVGHHGSKSSTSPRFLDRVRPEYAVIQVGDNSYGHPTKTVLDRLAKQRIQVYRNDLQGTVEIDSDGRELQILTER
- a CDS encoding DUF3006 domain-containing protein; translation: MLHVVDRFEGEFCIIESDGVTRDVPRKLVDPGVKPGDVVEWSGGKWVANREQTASRSKEIKSLMDELWED
- a CDS encoding helix-turn-helix transcriptional regulator, with amino-acid sequence MNQIKELTTRERILHMMKTSGPLSAKEITSELKITEMAVRRHLGTMERDGLIESKMIRQTLGRPTAVYGLTEMAEGLFPKKYHTLTLDLLEELEEESGGRMVDRLFERRRDKLNRKYLAEMDGKTLPEKVQKLSEIQNDNGYMTELERNESGEFVLMEHNCPISQIASRYNHACDCELNLFESLLDAEVKRTECLAQNGKKCVYVIRERKKGTSGE
- a CDS encoding DUF1450 domain-containing protein, with the translated sequence MGLGIVIVEVCDSNLMSALDLENLEQEYPEIAVMRAECLSLCGLCRLRPYALVNGKRVIGKTTEECVQSVKQAIEDELKAYDI
- a CDS encoding superoxide dismutase; the protein is MAHQLPALPYPNNALEPHIDETTMMIHHDRHHNTYVTNLNAALESAPELQSKSVEELISALDSVPESIRTAVRNNGGGHANHSLFWETIGPNGGGQPSGKLAEAINNELGGFDKFKEDFTKAATTRFGSGWAFLAVDGSGKLSVYSLPNQDSPLMEGKTPILGLDVWEHAYYLKYQNKRPDYIAAFFNVINWSAVEKRYEAAVGK
- a CDS encoding polysaccharide deacetylase family protein, with translation MLKNKLGAVLALALTTSLLCPYTEASPHALVKGRSYYEERGDIVWEVPTHEKFVAFTFDDGPDDRQTLEILDILDQNQAKATFFVVGDRVKRFPEIVQLELAKGHEIGNHSFHHPSFHNITTSSIMSELSQTQQAVIEATGQRPVLFRPPGGHYNEKIVEATKNNGLQMILWSWHQDTLDWTSPGVYKIVRKVVNNARNGDIILMHDYVHNSKQTAQALKIILPELKSRGYSFVTVSELLSHKVTPDHHIKANH
- a CDS encoding rhodanese-related sulfurtransferase, which produces MEQHVYRVLLFYKFVRIDNPEQFTAEHLQYCKDLRVKGRILIASEGINGTLSGTIEQTERYMRDLRANPLFSDIVFKIDEADGHTFKKMFVRHKKELVTFRYGKELDPNRVSGKRLSPAEFYEQLQNEDVIVLDGRNDYEYDIGHFRGAIRPEVESFREFPEWIRNNLSGYKDKKVLTYCTGGIRCEKLTGFLLSEGFSDVAQLEGGIVTYGKDPQVQGRLFDGKCYVFDERISVPINRTEEDVVIGHCYHCGTSHDRYINCPVCNLQHICCEECEAEHHGFCSDACKESFVTVKHG
- a CDS encoding substrate-binding domain-containing protein — its product is MGRKKKVSMQDIADKLGISKNAVSLALMNKKGVSEDMRSRVLQAAKEMAYGPFAAKEAGNANILVVVPERIMSYQDNDHFQFFHDMIWGLEKSARKKGVNAIITPIDEEMESRRALPGQFADIPHCGVILFGIIGREYARLIWEMDIPLVLMDSYYRDLPCPAVTSANVEGAYAAVSHLIASGHREIGMIAPMNLSSSHEERGYGYWKAMQDHGLTVRSEHTLTGSAGYDCTDREISAFLDDMASWPSAFFCGNDRIAYLLAGELQKRGIKLPDQVSIAGFDDLNYAGPVSLRMTTMRVEKEKMCDAAVSLLLSEFGTSREAVRWQVKPALVVRDSVKARRGVP